One Peterkaempfera bronchialis DNA window includes the following coding sequences:
- a CDS encoding helix-turn-helix domain-containing protein, giving the protein MASPPTTAPCTKAAPALDLLTVPQVMARLQLGRSAVYDLLRSGQLASITLGRARRIPAHALTDFIRTRLEQEAAA; this is encoded by the coding sequence ATGGCCTCGCCCCCGACCACCGCCCCCTGTACGAAGGCGGCACCGGCACTGGATCTGCTCACGGTCCCCCAGGTGATGGCCCGCCTCCAACTCGGCCGCTCCGCCGTCTACGACCTACTCCGCTCCGGCCAGCTCGCCTCGATCACCCTCGGCCGCGCCCGCCGCATCCCCGCTCACGCGCTCACCGACTTCATCCGCACCCGCCTCGAACAGGAAGCCGCCGCCTGA